Sequence from the Pirellulales bacterium genome:
GTCGTCGACGGCGGTTACCGCCACGGCCGGCCCAAAAAGTTCGTCGCAACTGATTCGCATTTTCGGCGACACGTCGGCCACAAGCGTGGGCTCGTGCATCGTGCCTTGCCGGCCGCCGCCGGTGACAATCCGTGCCCCCGACGACACCGCTTCGCCGACCCATTGCTGCACCCGTTCGGCATCGCCCTGGCGAATCATGGGGCCCATTTTCGTTTGCGAATCGAGCGGATTGCCGGTCCGCAGCGCCGCCACTTTGGGCTTCAGCACGTCGAGCAAGTCGCTATAGACCTTCGGCACGGCGAGCACGCGCTGGGCCGAGATGCAAACCTGCCCGGCGTTCGAATAGCCCGACGCCACGATTCCCTCGGCCGCCTTGTTCAGATCGGCATCGTCCATGACGATCACCGGGCAATTCGAGCCAAGCTCCATCGTGATGCGCTTCAGGCCGGCCTTGTGCATGATGTGCTCGCCGACCGCTTGGCTCCCCGTGAAGCTGATCTTGCGAATGCGCGGGTCGCCGGCCAAGGCGTCGCCGATCGAGCTCCCGGAACCGGTGATGCAGGCGATCGCCGGCGGAGGCACACCGGCTTCGAGCAGAATCTCCACCAGCGCCAGCGACGACAGCGGCGTGTCGCTGGCCGGCTTGAGAATGACCGAGTTGCCGGCGGCCAAGGCCGGCCCGACTTTGTGGCAGGGCAAATTCAGCGGAAAGTTGAAGGGCGTAATGCAAGCCACCACCCCGCACGGAACTCGCAGCGTGAAACCGAATTTCTTGGTCCCGTGGCTTGCCGCATCGAGTGGAAGCACCTCGCCATAGATCCGTTTGGCCTCCTCGGCAGAAAGCTCGATCGTTTCCGCGGCTCGGGCCGCCTCGACCAGCGATTCGCCAAGGATTTTTCCTTCTTCCTGGCTAATGATGCGGGCAAGCTGTTCGCGGCGGTCGAACATGAGCCGGGCAGCCTTGGCGAGAATGCGATAGCGCTCGTAGGCCGGCATCGCCCGCATGATCTTTGCCCCTTCGACCGCTCCCGCGACCGCCTTCTCGACGTCGGCCACATCGGCTTTTGGAACCGTATCGACGACGGTGTTGTCGAAGGGGCTACGGACGTCGATTTTCTGCGGTTTGTCGACCCATTGGCCGGCGATGAACATTTTCATGTTTGCGTGCGGGGCTAG
This genomic interval carries:
- a CDS encoding aldehyde dehydrogenase family protein, producing MKMFIAGQWVDKPQKIDVRSPFDNTVVDTVPKADVADVEKAVAGAVEGAKIMRAMPAYERYRILAKAARLMFDRREQLARIISQEEGKILGESLVEAARAAETIELSAEEAKRIYGEVLPLDAASHGTKKFGFTLRVPCGVVACITPFNFPLNLPCHKVGPALAAGNSVILKPASDTPLSSLALVEILLEAGVPPPAIACITGSGSSIGDALAGDPRIRKISFTGSQAVGEHIMHKAGLKRITMELGSNCPVIVMDDADLNKAAEGIVASGYSNAGQVCISAQRVLAVPKVYSDLLDVLKPKVAALRTGNPLDSQTKMGPMIRQGDAERVQQWVGEAVSSGARIVTGGGRQGTMHEPTLVADVSPKMRISCDELFGPAVAVTAVDDIEQAISLANDTRYGLSAAIFTENIGRALRFAREADSGNIHINWGPQWRADFMPYGGLKDSGMGKEGPKYAIQEMTELKMVVVHGV